The following coding sequences are from one Verrucomicrobiia bacterium window:
- the purS gene encoding phosphoribosylformylglycinamidine synthase subunit PurS, which translates to MKAKIVIAPKKAVLDPQGKAVQNALEHMGYRGIKAVHVGKYIEIDLEGQDPQAAAAWLHEACHKLLSNPIIEDYHFVIE; encoded by the coding sequence ATGAAAGCAAAGATTGTCATTGCGCCGAAAAAGGCGGTGTTGGACCCGCAGGGCAAGGCCGTGCAAAATGCGCTGGAGCACATGGGTTACCGCGGCATCAAGGCCGTGCACGTGGGCAAGTACATTGAAATCGATTTGGAAGGTCAGGATCCCCAGGCCGCAGCCGCGTGGCTGCACGAGGCCTGCCACAAGCTGTTGAGCAACCCGATCATCGAAGATTATCACTTCGTTATCGAATAA
- the purQ gene encoding phosphoribosylformylglycinamidine synthase subunit PurQ, with protein sequence MNFAVLQFPGSNCDQDCVHVLKNVLGHSAWLQWHKEHSLGAADAVIVPGGFSYGDYLRTGAIARFSPVMQAVQEFAARGGLVLGICNGFQILCEAGLLPGALVRNRSLQFRCEHVYLRVATADSPFTCLTPEGSVLRIPVAHGEGCYFADDATLAQLQTGRQILWQYCNVHGELTERANPNGSLLNIAGICNAARNVAGLMPHPERASESILNGEDGRRLLESIIHWWQKYAAAPAA encoded by the coding sequence ATGAATTTTGCGGTGTTGCAATTTCCCGGCTCCAATTGTGACCAGGATTGCGTGCATGTCCTCAAGAATGTGCTGGGGCACTCGGCCTGGCTGCAGTGGCACAAGGAGCACTCCCTGGGGGCGGCCGATGCCGTCATCGTGCCCGGCGGATTCAGTTATGGCGATTACTTGCGCACGGGGGCCATTGCCCGGTTCAGCCCTGTGATGCAGGCGGTGCAGGAGTTCGCCGCCCGGGGCGGTTTGGTGCTGGGCATCTGCAATGGTTTCCAAATCCTGTGCGAAGCCGGCCTGTTGCCGGGCGCGCTGGTGCGCAACCGCTCGCTGCAATTCCGTTGCGAGCACGTCTATCTGCGCGTCGCCACAGCCGACTCACCCTTCACCTGCCTGACGCCCGAAGGCTCCGTGCTGCGAATCCCCGTGGCGCATGGTGAAGGATGCTATTTTGCAGATGATGCCACGCTGGCGCAGCTGCAGACGGGCCGCCAGATCCTCTGGCAATATTGCAACGTTCACGGGGAGCTGACTGAGCGCGCCAATCCCAACGGCTCGCTCCTGAACATTGCCGGCATTTGCAATGCAGCCCGCAACGTGGCCGGCCTGATGCCCCACCCCGAGCGGGCCAGCGAGTCCATCCTGAATGGTGAAGATGGCCGGCGGCTGCTGGAAAGCATAATCCACTGGTGGCAAAAGTACGCCGCCGCTCCGGCCGCCTGA
- the purL gene encoding phosphoribosylformylglycinamidine synthase subunit PurL, whose protein sequence is MSDPAITPELVQKHGLTPEEYHMILDILGRPPTYTELGIFSVMWSEHCSYKNTRPLLKTFPTKSSSILVGAGEENAGIVDIGDGLAIAFKMESHNHPSAVEPFQGAATGVGGIIRDIFTMGARPICALDSLRFGDLSKPSVKRLFSGVVSGIAHYGNCFGIPTVGGEVYFDPSFEGNPLVNVFALGVLRHEQIARGKASGVGNPVFYVGPATGRDGLAGAAFASQDLTEESAEQQRGAVQVGDPFMEKLLVEACLELLATDAVAGIQDMGAAGLTCSTCETAARAGTGIEIELDRVPQRAPNMSAYEIMLSESQERMLIIVKKGREAEVQRIFDKWDLPWAQIGVVTDTGRMVVKHHGQVVADIPAAKLANDAPVYYRESRTPAYFQVTRAFSLAQLPDVPQPMACLKKLLAWPTIASKNWVYRQYDHMVRNGTVVLPGSDAAVVRLKEDCLPVLPAGSPAAGRPVPEKYLALTSDCNAAYVYLDPYEGGKAAVAEAARNLACSGARPLGVTDNLNFGNPHNPELFFQLKEAVRGVAEACRVFDAPVTGGNCSLYNQSPEGPIDPTPTVAMVGIIERREHITTQWFKAEGDVILLLGHPVEASDPYQGLGGSAYLLLLHRQKMGTPPPCDLAREKRLHDTLRELIAQGWVRSAHDCSEGGLAVCLAECCMSQREARGHSVLRGAEVDFTPWQDARQDALWFGEAHGRVVISTAPADAEKVEAWARNRGVPVHRLGVVKGRTLKIKTASSSHSARVSTLHDLWWNAIDRAMSQ, encoded by the coding sequence ATGAGTGACCCTGCCATTACCCCCGAGCTGGTGCAGAAACACGGCCTGACGCCCGAGGAATACCATATGATTCTGGACATCCTGGGACGGCCCCCCACCTACACCGAATTGGGCATTTTCTCGGTGATGTGGAGCGAGCATTGCTCCTACAAGAACACCCGGCCCCTCCTTAAAACCTTTCCTACCAAGTCCTCTTCCATCCTGGTGGGCGCGGGCGAGGAGAATGCCGGTATTGTGGACATCGGCGACGGCCTGGCCATCGCCTTCAAAATGGAGTCGCACAACCATCCCAGCGCGGTGGAACCGTTCCAGGGTGCGGCCACCGGCGTGGGCGGCATCATCCGCGACATTTTCACCATGGGCGCGCGGCCCATTTGCGCGCTGGACTCGCTGCGTTTTGGGGATCTGTCCAAACCCTCGGTCAAGCGCCTCTTTTCCGGTGTGGTCTCGGGCATCGCGCATTACGGCAACTGTTTCGGCATCCCCACCGTGGGGGGCGAGGTGTATTTTGACCCCTCCTTTGAGGGGAATCCGCTGGTCAACGTGTTCGCGCTGGGGGTGTTGCGCCACGAGCAGATCGCCCGCGGCAAGGCCTCCGGCGTGGGCAATCCCGTGTTCTACGTCGGCCCGGCCACCGGCCGCGACGGTCTGGCGGGGGCGGCCTTTGCCTCGCAGGACCTGACCGAAGAATCCGCCGAGCAGCAACGGGGCGCCGTGCAAGTGGGCGATCCCTTCATGGAAAAACTGCTCGTCGAGGCCTGCCTGGAATTGCTCGCCACCGACGCCGTGGCCGGCATCCAGGACATGGGCGCCGCGGGCTTGACCTGTTCAACGTGTGAGACCGCCGCCCGCGCTGGTACCGGCATCGAAATCGAATTAGACCGTGTGCCTCAGCGCGCGCCCAACATGAGCGCGTACGAGATCATGCTCAGTGAATCCCAGGAACGCATGCTCATCATTGTCAAAAAGGGCCGCGAGGCCGAGGTCCAGCGCATTTTCGACAAATGGGATCTGCCGTGGGCCCAGATTGGCGTGGTGACCGACACCGGCCGGATGGTGGTCAAACACCACGGCCAGGTGGTGGCCGACATCCCCGCCGCCAAACTGGCCAACGACGCCCCGGTGTATTATCGCGAATCCCGGACGCCGGCCTACTTCCAGGTCACGCGCGCCTTTTCCCTGGCGCAACTGCCCGACGTGCCGCAGCCGATGGCGTGCCTGAAGAAACTGCTGGCCTGGCCCACCATTGCCTCCAAAAACTGGGTATATCGCCAGTACGATCACATGGTGCGCAACGGTACGGTGGTGTTGCCCGGCTCGGATGCCGCCGTGGTGCGGCTCAAGGAGGACTGCCTGCCCGTGCTGCCGGCTGGTTCGCCGGCTGCGGGGCGGCCGGTGCCGGAGAAGTACCTGGCGCTCACCTCCGATTGCAATGCGGCCTATGTTTATCTGGATCCTTACGAGGGCGGCAAGGCGGCGGTGGCGGAGGCGGCGCGCAACCTGGCCTGCTCGGGTGCCCGGCCCCTGGGGGTGACCGACAATCTCAATTTTGGCAATCCACACAATCCCGAATTGTTTTTCCAGTTGAAGGAAGCGGTGCGTGGCGTGGCCGAGGCCTGCCGGGTGTTTGACGCCCCGGTCACGGGCGGTAATTGCAGCCTGTACAACCAAAGTCCCGAGGGCCCCATTGATCCCACCCCGACGGTGGCCATGGTGGGCATCATTGAAAGACGGGAGCACATCACCACCCAGTGGTTCAAGGCGGAGGGCGATGTCATCTTGTTACTTGGCCATCCTGTGGAGGCCTCTGACCCTTATCAGGGCCTGGGCGGCTCGGCGTATCTGTTGCTCCTCCACCGCCAAAAAATGGGGACGCCGCCGCCGTGCGACCTGGCCCGGGAGAAACGCCTGCATGACACGCTGCGCGAGTTGATTGCGCAGGGGTGGGTGCGGAGTGCGCATGATTGCAGCGAGGGCGGCCTGGCAGTCTGCCTCGCCGAGTGCTGCATGTCCCAACGTGAGGCACGCGGCCACAGCGTGCTGCGTGGGGCGGAAGTGGACTTCACCCCTTGGCAGGATGCCCGCCAGGATGCCCTGTGGTTTGGCGAGGCCCACGGCCGGGTGGTCATTTCCACCGCTCCGGCCGACGCGGAAAAAGTGGAGGCATGGGCCAGAAACCGGGGCGTGCCCGTCCATCGCCTGGGCGTGGTCAAGGGGCGGACGTTGAAAATTAAAACTGCCTCAAGCTCCCATTCCGCCCGCGTGAGCACCCTACATGATTTATGGTGGAATGCCATTGACCGCGCCATGAGCCAATAG
- the hisG gene encoding ATP phosphoribosyltransferase, translated as MKAKAKQDNTETPRKLRLGLPKGSLQDATLEKMAKAGWNITLSSRSYVPYVDDPELEIRLIRAQEISRYVDHGHLDCGITGYDWIVENGSDVHEVGEFLFSKATRQAARWVLCVPEDSPIQSVKDLEGKRIATEVVNITKKYLRKHGVKAEVEFSWGATEVKAHEMVDAIVDITETGSSLRANKLRIVDTLLSSTPRLIANHQAWKDPWKRRKIEILALLLRGALDAEAKVGLKLNIEQSRLPGVLERLPALRNPTISQLSQPGWVAVETIIDEHVVRQLIPELKAAGAEGIIEYPLNKVVY; from the coding sequence ATGAAAGCGAAAGCCAAGCAAGACAACACGGAAACACCGCGCAAATTGCGGTTGGGGCTGCCCAAGGGCAGCCTGCAGGATGCCACCTTGGAGAAAATGGCCAAGGCGGGCTGGAACATCACCTTGAGCAGCCGTTCATACGTGCCGTATGTGGACGATCCGGAGCTGGAAATCCGGCTCATCCGGGCGCAGGAAATCAGCCGTTATGTGGATCATGGGCATCTGGACTGCGGCATCACCGGCTACGACTGGATTGTAGAAAATGGTAGTGACGTGCACGAGGTGGGCGAATTTTTGTTCTCCAAGGCCACCCGCCAGGCGGCGCGCTGGGTGTTGTGCGTGCCGGAAGATTCGCCCATTCAGTCGGTCAAGGACCTGGAGGGCAAGCGCATCGCCACCGAGGTGGTGAACATCACCAAGAAATACCTGCGCAAGCACGGCGTGAAGGCCGAGGTGGAGTTTTCCTGGGGGGCCACGGAGGTGAAGGCGCACGAGATGGTGGACGCGATTGTGGACATCACGGAGACCGGCTCCTCGTTGCGGGCCAACAAGCTGCGCATTGTGGATACGCTGTTGTCCTCGACGCCCCGGCTCATCGCCAATCATCAGGCGTGGAAAGATCCCTGGAAGCGGCGCAAGATTGAAATCCTGGCTCTGCTGCTCCGGGGCGCGCTGGATGCCGAGGCCAAGGTGGGGTTGAAGCTCAACATCGAGCAATCCCGCCTGCCGGGCGTGCTGGAGCGGCTGCCCGCGCTGCGCAATCCCACCATTTCGCAGCTCAGCCAGCCCGGCTGGGTGGCGGTGGAAACGATCATTGACGAGCATGTGGTGCGGCAGTTGATCCCGGAATTGAAGGCGGCCGGGGCGGAGGGGATTATTGAATATCCCTTGAACAAAGTGGTCTATTAA
- a CDS encoding AURKAIP1/COX24 domain-containing protein yields MGSLKKRRKAKINKHKRRKKLRAHRHKKRTWQK; encoded by the coding sequence ATGGGTTCATTAAAGAAACGTCGGAAAGCGAAGATCAACAAGCATAAGCGGCGCAAGAAGCTCCGGGCGCATCGTCACAAGAAGCGCACCTGGCAGAAGTAA